A genomic segment from Terriglobales bacterium encodes:
- the bcp gene encoding thioredoxin-dependent thiol peroxidase, which translates to MDINDKAPDFSLLDQENRKVSLKDFKGKTVVLYFYPKANTPGUTVETSEFRDEYKKFQKANTVVLGISPDSPAAQKKFADKYDIPFPLLADTEKEVAQAFDVWKEKNMYGKKVMGIERSTFIIGPDGKIKKAFRKVKAEGHAAEVLAALKE; encoded by the coding sequence ATGGACATTAATGATAAAGCTCCTGACTTCTCTTTGCTTGACCAGGAGAACCGGAAGGTTTCGCTGAAGGACTTCAAGGGCAAAACCGTTGTCCTTTACTTCTACCCGAAGGCGAACACGCCGGGTTGAACGGTCGAAACGTCCGAGTTTCGTGACGAATACAAGAAGTTCCAGAAGGCCAACACGGTTGTGCTTGGCATTTCTCCTGATTCTCCCGCGGCCCAAAAGAAGTTCGCAGACAAATACGACATTCCATTTCCGCTTCTGGCAGACACGGAAAAAGAAGTCGCACAGGCGTTCGACGTGTGGAAGGAAAAGAACATGTACGGCAAGAAGGTGATGGGCATCGAGCGCAGCACGTTCATCATCGGCCCCGACGGGAAGATCAAGAAGGCGTTCCGTAAGGTGAAAGCGGAAGGCCACGCGGCCGAAGTATTGGCTGCGCTGAAGGAATAG
- a CDS encoding RNB domain-containing ribonuclease, whose protein sequence is MARRNTIVPMLSDAEILRKIEQQPKQAAGYKQLVRELRVHGDARQELRERLAALVGRGKLIADSERFSLPKAKPSRNQIFGRLSMHRDGYGFVIPESDEVRTRIEGDIYISPHGIGNAMHGDRVLVEIGPVRNDGRAEGRIIRVVGRAHPTVVGIFHYGRKFNYVRPIDEKLTQDIMIPPGFEYPPDEEEQSAPAKKTKADKFERHRVIGSEAKRSLQWDDLEGVVVDVEITEWPTPTQQPKGRVAEILGYEDDFGVDVEIVIRKHHLPHRFPLEVLEEANSFDPVITAREKRGRRDYRDLPIVTIDGETARDFDDAVLVRNLPNGNLELHVHIADVAHYVTDGTPIDREARLRGTSVYFPDRAIPMLPIELSTDMCSLRPHVDRLVLSCVMEIDHQGEIIGYEINEGIIRSAERMTYTAVHGVLEGDAKLRERYSNLVANFELMRDLAMILNRKRQRRGSIDFDLPEPVIDFDEQGLMQGITRSQRNVAHRLIEEFMLAANECVASYLESKDIASLYRIHEKPDPKKVFEFENVATAFGFSLGVGALPVKRMETRGDRRDRRRSGRDARVIEIPEDVHITPRMYQKLTQKIAGTPTERILSYLMLRSLKQARYSEENVGHFALATGTYTHFTSPIRRYPDLIVHRILKQVLRESAEQSDAGVPVGIGTPSSRKGAWERSFEAQPDGKRSPWSTARENRRDQRGKRQEEQKELSGPIAVEELHSIAEESSEAERRADDAERELIEWKKIKFMADRVGEEFAGLIISVTKFGFFVELTDLFIEGLVPLATLNDDRYVYHENTKQIIGQRTRKAYSLGDKINVLVDRIDPVLKKINFAVVEQEPSRAQRRHRRRL, encoded by the coding sequence ATGGCACGCAGGAATACAATCGTCCCGATGCTTTCCGACGCCGAGATTCTGCGGAAAATTGAGCAGCAACCGAAGCAAGCCGCAGGATACAAGCAGTTAGTCCGCGAACTGCGCGTCCACGGCGACGCCCGGCAGGAACTTCGCGAACGTCTCGCCGCCCTGGTCGGGCGCGGCAAACTCATCGCCGATTCCGAGCGCTTCTCTCTCCCGAAAGCCAAGCCTTCTCGCAACCAAATATTCGGACGCCTCAGCATGCACCGCGACGGCTACGGCTTCGTCATTCCGGAGAGCGATGAAGTCCGCACGCGAATCGAAGGCGACATCTACATCAGTCCGCATGGCATCGGCAACGCCATGCACGGGGATCGCGTGCTCGTTGAAATAGGTCCGGTGCGCAACGACGGCCGCGCGGAAGGGCGCATCATTCGAGTTGTCGGACGCGCGCACCCGACCGTCGTTGGCATCTTCCATTACGGGCGCAAGTTCAATTACGTCCGTCCCATCGACGAGAAACTTACGCAGGACATCATGATTCCGCCGGGCTTCGAGTATCCGCCCGACGAAGAAGAGCAGTCCGCGCCTGCGAAGAAAACGAAGGCTGACAAGTTCGAACGTCATCGCGTCATCGGCTCGGAAGCCAAGCGTTCGCTCCAATGGGATGACCTGGAGGGCGTGGTCGTTGATGTCGAGATCACCGAGTGGCCCACGCCGACGCAGCAGCCCAAAGGTCGCGTCGCAGAGATTCTCGGATACGAAGACGATTTCGGAGTCGATGTAGAAATCGTCATTCGCAAGCATCACCTCCCACACCGATTCCCGCTGGAAGTACTCGAAGAGGCGAACTCATTCGATCCCGTCATCACGGCGCGTGAAAAGCGCGGCCGCCGTGATTATCGTGATTTGCCAATTGTCACCATCGACGGCGAAACCGCTCGCGACTTCGATGATGCCGTGCTCGTTCGCAATCTCCCGAACGGCAATCTCGAGTTACATGTACACATCGCCGACGTGGCCCATTACGTGACGGACGGCACGCCCATCGACCGCGAGGCACGTTTGCGAGGAACCTCCGTGTACTTCCCCGATCGCGCTATCCCCATGCTGCCGATCGAACTCTCAACCGACATGTGCAGTCTGCGCCCGCATGTGGATCGCCTCGTTCTCTCCTGCGTAATGGAGATCGATCACCAGGGCGAAATCATCGGATACGAGATTAATGAGGGCATCATCCGCTCGGCTGAACGCATGACGTACACCGCCGTGCACGGCGTCCTCGAGGGCGATGCGAAACTGCGCGAGCGATACTCGAACCTTGTCGCCAATTTCGAACTGATGCGCGATCTGGCCATGATCCTGAATCGCAAGCGCCAGCGCCGGGGCTCTATTGATTTCGATCTTCCGGAGCCGGTCATCGATTTTGACGAGCAGGGCCTGATGCAGGGCATCACGCGCTCCCAGAGAAATGTCGCGCACCGCCTCATTGAGGAGTTCATGCTTGCAGCGAACGAATGCGTGGCCAGTTACCTGGAAAGCAAGGACATCGCTTCGCTCTACCGTATCCACGAGAAGCCCGATCCGAAGAAAGTATTCGAGTTTGAGAATGTCGCTACGGCATTTGGATTCTCCCTCGGCGTAGGTGCCCTGCCCGTGAAACGCATGGAAACTCGCGGAGATCGCCGTGACCGGCGCAGGTCTGGTCGCGATGCTCGCGTGATTGAGATCCCGGAAGACGTGCACATCACGCCGCGGATGTACCAGAAGCTCACGCAGAAAATTGCCGGCACGCCTACGGAACGGATCCTCTCTTACCTGATGCTTCGCTCGCTGAAGCAGGCGCGATATTCCGAAGAGAATGTCGGCCACTTCGCACTTGCGACAGGAACCTATACGCATTTCACTTCGCCGATACGCCGCTATCCCGACCTCATCGTGCACCGGATTCTCAAGCAGGTGCTGCGCGAATCCGCGGAACAGTCGGATGCCGGCGTTCCGGTGGGCATCGGCACTCCTTCCAGCCGGAAAGGAGCATGGGAGAGATCGTTCGAAGCACAACCTGACGGAAAACGTTCACCGTGGTCCACTGCGCGCGAGAACCGTCGCGACCAGCGTGGAAAGCGGCAGGAAGAACAAAAGGAACTATCGGGACCGATTGCAGTCGAAGAGTTGCACAGCATCGCGGAAGAATCCAGCGAGGCCGAGCGTCGCGCCGACGATGCCGAACGCGAGCTGATCGAATGGAAGAAGATCAAGTTCATGGCCGATCGCGTCGGAGAAGAATTCGCCGGCCTCATTATCAGCGTGACAAAATTCGGATTCTTTGTGGAACTGACCGACCTCTTCATCGAAGGTCTAGTTCCCCTCGCCACTCTCAACGATGACCGCTACGTCTATCACGAAAACACCAAGCAGATCATCGGCCAGCGGACCCGCAAGGCCTACTCGCTCGGCGACAAAATCAATGTGCTGGTTGACCGAATCGACCCGGTTCTCAAAAAGATCAATTTCGCCGTCGTGGAGCAGGAGCCGAGCCGAGCCCAGCGCCGGCATAGGAGAAGGTTGTGA
- a CDS encoding diacylglycerol kinase family protein, protein MKRAALLYNPRSGQNQARRQADVERAASVLRSTGIEVFTEATTGPRSAEQQTRRLISEGFDTIVACGGDGTVHDVLQGLVGSPAALGVIPLGTANSLACDLGLSRDPAKVATQLASAAVRSIAVGQIEFENKARERESRYFTVAAGIGLDAFLFYRLNAAFKKRWGMAAYCGESLRVWARGGYQPFVVDWFDTDRNKNRSEEVTQLLAVRILDFGGVLRHLAPGADLLRDDIRLVLFKTSSRARYLRFVTGRMVGRDWQDRYIEMVHASQVSCRPKDAGLGQRRQTVYAEADGEWVGRLPVTIRMLPNALNLLVPETASCLLRRRD, encoded by the coding sequence TTGAAGCGAGCAGCACTGCTCTACAATCCGCGGTCCGGACAGAATCAGGCACGGCGGCAAGCTGACGTCGAGCGGGCCGCCTCAGTGCTTCGGTCCACTGGCATTGAGGTCTTTACGGAAGCCACGACCGGACCGCGTTCCGCCGAACAACAAACACGCCGCCTGATCTCAGAAGGTTTTGACACCATTGTTGCCTGCGGAGGCGATGGGACAGTTCACGACGTACTCCAGGGGCTGGTGGGATCCCCAGCAGCGCTGGGCGTCATCCCTCTCGGAACCGCAAACTCGCTCGCGTGTGATTTGGGCCTTTCGCGCGATCCCGCGAAAGTGGCCACTCAACTGGCGAGTGCGGCTGTGCGAAGCATAGCCGTCGGCCAGATCGAATTTGAGAACAAAGCGCGGGAGCGTGAGTCGCGTTACTTCACGGTGGCGGCTGGGATCGGCCTCGATGCCTTCTTGTTTTACCGGCTGAACGCTGCGTTCAAGAAGCGATGGGGTATGGCAGCGTATTGCGGGGAGTCGCTTCGGGTGTGGGCGAGAGGAGGGTACCAGCCATTTGTGGTGGACTGGTTCGACACTGACCGAAACAAGAATCGCTCAGAAGAGGTCACGCAATTGCTTGCCGTGCGTATCCTCGACTTCGGTGGAGTTTTACGGCACCTGGCGCCGGGTGCTGACCTGCTTCGCGACGACATCCGGTTGGTATTGTTCAAGACGTCGAGCCGCGCTCGTTATCTGAGATTCGTGACAGGGCGAATGGTGGGACGAGACTGGCAGGACCGTTACATCGAGATGGTCCATGCTTCCCAGGTAAGCTGCCGGCCGAAGGACGCCGGGCTAGGGCAGCGACGACAGACAGTGTATGCCGAAGCCGACGGCGAGTGGGTTGGCCGGTTACCGGTTACGATTCGCATGCTTCCGAATGCATTGAATCTTCTTGTGCCGGAAACGGCGAGCTGTCTTTTGCGGCGCCGCGATTAA